In Laspinema palackyanum D2c, one genomic interval encodes:
- a CDS encoding valine--pyruvate transaminase: MNPDLTKFGEQMSQLTGVRAIMKDISETLRAGADRDLINMSAGNPVILPEVEQLWRDCTADLLSSSEYGEVVCRYGESQGYQPFIDVIKADFNKRYGLNLSDRNILITPGSQCLYFFAANTLGGYTTSGQLKQIVLPLSPDYTGYGGVSLVPESLIAYKPTLDLDATAHRFKYRPDFSQLEINENAGCVIFSRPCNPTGNVLTEDEVKKIAAMAAPYDVPVFVDSAYAPPYPALNFTDMTPIFGGNIIHCMSLSKAGLPGERIGIAIGDERTIQILQSFQTNLCIHSSRYGQAIAARAIASGALGEIAETVIRPYYQQKFTVLETTLDRAMPKDLPWFLHRGEGAIFAWMWFQDLPMTDWELYQELKKVGVIAVPGSSFFPGLREDWKHKHECIRLSLTASDEAIEMGMERLAKVVEKVFQGVIA, encoded by the coding sequence ATGAATCCCGATCTGACTAAATTTGGTGAACAGATGTCCCAGCTTACTGGAGTACGGGCCATCATGAAAGATATTAGTGAAACCTTACGCGCCGGTGCAGATCGGGATTTAATTAATATGAGTGCCGGAAACCCGGTCATTTTGCCCGAGGTTGAACAGTTGTGGCGCGATTGTACAGCAGATTTACTCTCGTCCTCCGAGTATGGGGAAGTCGTCTGTCGCTACGGAGAATCCCAAGGGTATCAGCCGTTTATTGATGTCATCAAAGCAGATTTTAACAAGCGCTATGGATTAAACCTGAGCGATCGCAATATTCTGATTACTCCAGGCAGTCAATGCCTTTACTTTTTTGCCGCCAATACTTTAGGTGGATATACCACCAGTGGACAACTCAAGCAAATTGTCTTACCCCTGAGTCCGGATTATACTGGGTATGGGGGAGTTAGCTTAGTCCCGGAATCTTTAATTGCCTATAAACCCACCTTAGATTTGGATGCAACAGCACATCGGTTTAAATATCGTCCAGATTTCAGCCAATTAGAGATTAATGAAAATGCCGGTTGTGTAATTTTTTCTCGTCCCTGTAATCCCACGGGGAATGTGCTAACTGAGGACGAGGTGAAGAAAATAGCCGCAATGGCAGCACCGTATGACGTGCCAGTGTTTGTGGATTCGGCCTATGCACCGCCCTATCCGGCGTTAAATTTTACCGATATGACGCCGATTTTTGGCGGAAATATTATTCATTGTATGAGTTTGTCCAAGGCGGGGTTACCTGGAGAGCGAATTGGGATTGCGATCGGGGATGAACGCACAATTCAGATTTTGCAATCCTTCCAAACCAACCTCTGTATTCACTCCTCTCGGTATGGACAGGCGATCGCAGCACGGGCGATCGCATCCGGAGCATTAGGCGAAATTGCCGAAACCGTCATCCGTCCCTACTACCAGCAAAAATTCACCGTCCTAGAAACCACCCTCGATCGCGCCATGCCAAAAGACCTCCCCTGGTTCTTGCATCGCGGTGAAGGCGCAATTTTTGCCTGGATGTGGTTCCAAGACTTACCGATGACGGATTGGGAACTCTATCAAGAATTGAAAAAAGTCGGAGTCATAGCCGTTCCCGGCAGCAGTTTCTTCCCCGGATTACGCGAAGATTGGAAACACAAACATGAATGTATTCGCCTAAGTTTAACCGCTAGTGATGAAGCCATCGAAATGGGCATGGAACGGTTAGCAAAAGTGGTTGAAAAAGTGTTTCAAGGCGTCATTGCCTAA
- a CDS encoding twin-arginine translocation signal domain-containing protein, with the protein MSSIDSQPSSNPESNPTTAAIARRQFLGLSASAVLALTLGGWPQPVSADSNVSGTTTEGDSNVNLNIKERYRIFVPNITVARGGQAKVVLRSGEDFTIDIPRRVADQSEFTIKGKGLQGNDIVIVMHTLYEPSAKIQESIEYEIESAGFIQDVTKENCQEAYLQITEGKYFEDLATLELLDYVVASSKLDEKIQQRYEIASQSSRLVAIEEAIEKVLANSELNPNEKQVIRGTHQYVRAGDPVPNFEDLTDLAAIIAGTELSPGLKQYYLQAIATAKAVTADFIIVQLIADPQQSPQLNEEERSKYLQVYQQVRDGQKVSDQETLKGLDQLIANSNILETCKVLYSLAQDRFFEDAASAQEDFGDLRQVANKVKRTGAGIVPTATNALSLLGVEAGTGVTISSLSGAAATNATLAALGGGSIATGGFGMLGGLAVATGGAALIGAAGILSIALVSQMDGQDLKNLGVAGLTGTLAGAAAVFVAWTGVSALGIAGTLSGAAAITATISALGGLSVLTGGASLVAFGTGYVVWSVLKGNKKRDNNILHQLESRLYTFIEELSVDDSLFAFLKTKLPQENYYAAEVFFAPNIPLDKLTTALKKWGTVGKEEKILSFVDTSILDNGKAGILLTNQGIIWKSIASSGHLKFSEINTYFSGKIADLLIHEEDSSQFADVIWELHNKFGKT; encoded by the coding sequence ATGTCTTCTATCGACTCCCAACCCTCTTCTAATCCCGAATCCAATCCCACTACTGCTGCGATCGCACGTCGCCAGTTTCTCGGTTTATCCGCCAGTGCGGTTCTTGCCCTCACTCTAGGAGGGTGGCCCCAACCCGTCAGTGCTGATAGTAACGTTTCGGGTACTACAACTGAGGGTGATTCCAATGTAAATCTGAATATTAAGGAACGGTATCGAATTTTTGTTCCTAATATTACGGTGGCCCGAGGGGGTCAGGCAAAAGTTGTATTGCGATCGGGCGAAGATTTCACCATCGATATCCCTCGCCGAGTCGCCGATCAGAGTGAATTTACAATCAAAGGCAAAGGTCTTCAAGGCAACGATATTGTAATTGTCATGCATACCTTATATGAACCAAGCGCAAAAATTCAGGAAAGCATAGAATATGAAATAGAATCAGCCGGATTTATCCAAGATGTGACGAAAGAAAACTGCCAAGAAGCTTATTTGCAAATCACAGAGGGAAAATATTTTGAGGATCTCGCAACCTTAGAGTTACTAGATTATGTAGTTGCCTCTTCTAAATTAGATGAAAAAATTCAGCAGCGCTACGAAATTGCCAGTCAAAGCTCTCGATTGGTGGCAATTGAGGAAGCTATTGAGAAGGTTTTGGCGAACTCCGAGTTAAACCCAAATGAGAAACAAGTGATCCGGGGAACCCACCAATATGTGCGCGCTGGTGACCCTGTACCGAACTTTGAAGATCTCACCGATCTAGCTGCTATCATTGCCGGTACTGAATTAAGTCCCGGACTTAAGCAATATTACTTACAAGCTATTGCTACAGCTAAAGCAGTAACCGCTGATTTTATCATTGTTCAATTAATTGCAGACCCCCAACAAAGCCCCCAATTGAATGAGGAAGAGCGGAGCAAGTATTTACAAGTTTATCAGCAGGTCCGTGATGGACAAAAAGTTTCAGACCAAGAAACGTTGAAGGGGTTAGATCAATTGATTGCCAATTCTAACATCCTTGAAACCTGTAAAGTGCTGTATTCATTGGCACAAGACCGCTTTTTTGAAGATGCAGCATCAGCACAAGAAGATTTTGGAGATCTGAGGCAAGTCGCAAATAAAGTGAAACGTACTGGTGCTGGTATTGTCCCCACTGCGACCAACGCCCTTAGTTTGTTGGGAGTAGAAGCAGGAACAGGCGTAACAATTAGCTCTTTGAGTGGAGCAGCCGCTACAAATGCAACGTTAGCAGCTTTAGGTGGGGGTTCGATCGCCACAGGTGGTTTTGGGATGCTGGGTGGTTTAGCCGTTGCCACAGGTGGAGCCGCTTTAATTGGTGCAGCCGGAATCCTTTCCATTGCGCTAGTGTCTCAAATGGATGGACAAGATTTAAAAAACTTAGGAGTAGCTGGACTGACTGGCACTTTAGCGGGTGCAGCGGCTGTTTTTGTTGCCTGGACAGGTGTCAGCGCTTTGGGTATTGCGGGTACTTTATCGGGAGCCGCTGCGATTACTGCTACCATATCAGCCTTGGGTGGACTGAGTGTACTTACTGGGGGCGCATCCCTGGTAGCATTTGGTACAGGTTATGTGGTTTGGTCAGTTTTAAAGGGGAATAAGAAGCGAGATAATAATATCTTGCATCAGTTGGAAAGTCGTCTATACACTTTTATTGAAGAACTGAGTGTAGATGATAGTTTGTTTGCTTTTCTCAAAACAAAGCTCCCCCAAGAGAACTATTATGCAGCAGAAGTATTTTTTGCTCCTAATATTCCCCTAGATAAATTAACCACAGCTTTGAAAAAGTGGGGAACAGTTGGCAAGGAAGAAAAAATATTGTCGTTCGTAGATACCAGCATATTAGACAATGGTAAGGCGGGAATATTATTAACAAATCAAGGAATAATTTGGAAAAGTATTGCTTCAAGTGGACATCTTAAATTTTCTGAAATCAACACATATTTTTCGGGAAAGATAGCTGATTTGCTAATTCATGAGGAGGATAGTTCTCAATTTGCTGATGTGATTTGGGAACTTCACAATAAATTTGGCAAGACTTAG
- a CDS encoding DUF3368 domain-containing protein translates to MVAATVRRLIPAVQPIMDALIAQAGFWISAALYTRILQAADE, encoded by the coding sequence CTGGTTGCAGCTACAGTGAGGCGGCTGATTCCTGCGGTTCAACCCATTATGGACGCCCTCATCGCTCAGGCTGGTTTTTGGATTAGTGCAGCCTTATACACCCGAATTTTACAAGCGGCTGATGAATAA
- a CDS encoding fatty acid desaturase family protein yields the protein MNSQQLMNRTEEDLMIPHAEYAKKLRPLLPKEAFEPDPGKLGILSINLVIMVLGWAIASTLDRWPVFLLWLYLPIALVMGNSIVVLLFSSHNLMHGSVIKNKRVMDIMGFLGLTLLWMPQTMWKAVHNREHHNKTNSMNDPDRNYLEGQPKNWGKWIQNLFVPSAEVHPLWLAVGMTSAWGVHNFRNITSVLFFNDQSVDYVPAAFTITPKERRAIAWELVAIAAIHLTILFSLQFDPIKLLLSYFLPIAIGYAGVMFYIYTNHMVSPMSTINDPTFNSLSIRVPKLFDWLHLNFSYHTEHHIFPYINSDYYPLVRELLELHYPGRLKLIDATEAWRLLLQTPRHYKDENTFTDWSGEKSVPCPVIPTSAKN from the coding sequence ATGAATTCACAACAATTGATGAACCGCACTGAGGAAGACTTAATGATTCCTCATGCGGAGTATGCGAAGAAATTGCGTCCCCTGTTGCCCAAGGAGGCATTTGAACCCGATCCGGGTAAGTTAGGGATTTTATCGATTAATTTGGTGATTATGGTCCTGGGTTGGGCGATCGCCTCCACATTAGATCGTTGGCCCGTATTCTTATTATGGCTTTACCTCCCGATCGCCCTGGTGATGGGTAATAGCATTGTTGTCCTCCTGTTTAGTTCTCATAACCTGATGCATGGCAGTGTTATCAAAAATAAGCGAGTGATGGACATCATGGGGTTTCTGGGATTAACCCTGTTGTGGATGCCACAGACGATGTGGAAAGCGGTACACAATCGTGAGCATCACAATAAAACCAATTCCATGAATGACCCCGATCGCAACTATTTGGAGGGTCAGCCCAAAAATTGGGGAAAATGGATTCAAAACCTATTTGTGCCTTCTGCGGAAGTCCATCCCTTGTGGTTAGCAGTCGGAATGACCAGTGCCTGGGGGGTGCATAACTTCAGAAACATCACCTCGGTGCTGTTTTTCAATGACCAATCCGTAGACTATGTTCCGGCAGCGTTTACCATCACGCCGAAAGAACGACGGGCGATCGCATGGGAATTAGTAGCGATCGCAGCGATTCATCTCACCATTTTGTTTTCCCTACAATTTGACCCCATCAAACTCCTACTGAGTTACTTTCTCCCCATCGCCATTGGCTATGCCGGGGTCATGTTTTATATTTATACCAATCACATGGTCTCGCCGATGAGCACCATTAACGATCCCACGTTCAACAGCTTATCCATCCGAGTTCCTAAACTCTTCGATTGGTTGCACTTGAACTTTTCTTACCACACCGAACATCATATTTTCCCCTATATCAACTCAGACTATTACCCCCTAGTCCGAGAATTGCTGGAACTGCACTATCCAGGTCGGTTGAAGTTAATCGATGCTACAGAAGCTTGGCGTTTATTGCTCCAAACTCCTCGCCATTATAAAGATGAAAATACGTTTACCGATTGGTCCGGAGAAAAATCGGTCCCTTGTCCCGTAATCCCGACTTCAGCGAAAAACTGA
- a CDS encoding ribulose bisphosphate carboxylase small subunit, translated as MKTLPKERRYETLSYLPPLSDAQIGKQIQYIIDQGYIPAIEFNENSDPTVYYWTLWKLPLFNARSVQEVMAEVQACRSEYPSCFIRVVGFDNIKQCQVMSFIIHKPNTSRF; from the coding sequence ATGAAAACTCTGCCAAAAGAGCGTCGTTACGAAACCCTTTCCTATCTGCCCCCTCTGTCTGATGCACAGATTGGTAAGCAGATTCAGTACATCATTGACCAAGGCTACATTCCTGCCATTGAGTTCAATGAAAACTCTGACCCCACGGTTTACTACTGGACCCTGTGGAAGTTGCCTTTGTTCAACGCACGTTCTGTCCAAGAAGTGATGGCTGAAGTCCAAGCCTGCCGTAGCGAATACCCCAGCTGCTTCATCCGCGTTGTGGGTTTTGATAACATCAAGCAGTGCCAAGTGATGAGCTTTATCATCCACAAACCCAACACCAGCCGCTTCTAA
- the rcbX gene encoding RuBisCO chaperone RbcX, with product MDLKQIAKDTAKVMSSYLTYQAMRIVVSQLNETNPPLAYWLQNFSATANIQNGETYIETLLHEKPDLAIRIMTVREHIAEEITEFLPEMVLTGIMQANIDHRKQYLERTVTGLPLPESAPETETEP from the coding sequence ATGGATTTAAAACAAATTGCCAAAGATACTGCCAAAGTCATGAGCAGCTATTTGACCTACCAAGCCATGCGAATCGTAGTCAGTCAACTGAACGAAACTAATCCTCCCTTGGCCTATTGGTTGCAAAACTTTTCTGCCACGGCCAATATCCAAAATGGAGAAACGTACATCGAGACGTTGCTTCACGAAAAGCCAGACTTGGCGATTCGGATCATGACCGTGCGCGAACATATCGCCGAGGAAATTACAGAGTTCTTGCCTGAAATGGTTCTGACTGGCATCATGCAAGCCAACATCGACCACCGGAAGCAGTATCTGGAAAGAACAGTCACGGGATTACCCCTACCTGAGTCAGCCCCAGAGACGGAAACGGAACCCTGA
- a CDS encoding form I ribulose bisphosphate carboxylase large subunit, producing the protein MSYSSTQTQAKTGYQAGVKDYRLTYYTPDYTPKDTDVLAAFRMTPQPGVPPEEAGAAVAAESSTGTWTTVWTDLLTDLDRYKGRCYDIEAVPNEENQYIAYVAYPLDLFEEGSVTNMLTSIVGNVFGFKALRALRLEDMRIPVAYLKTFQGPPHGIQVERDKLNKYGRPMLGCTIKPKLGLSAKNYGRAVYECLRGGLDFTKDDENINSQPFQRWRDRFLFVADAIHKAQAETGEIKGHYLNVTAPTCEEMLKRAEFAKELEMPIIMHDFLTAGFTANTTLAHWCRDNGVLLHIHRAMHAVIDRQKNHGIHFRLLAKCLRMSGGDHIHTGTVVGKLEGERGITMGFVDLLRENYIEQDKSRGIYFTQDWASMPGVMAVASGGIHVWHMPALVEIFGDDSVLQFGGGTLGHPWGNAPGATANRVALEACIQARNEGRNLAREGNDVLREAGRWSPELAVALDLWKEIKFEFEAMDTV; encoded by the coding sequence ATGTCTTACAGTTCAACCCAGACTCAAGCAAAAACCGGCTACCAAGCTGGCGTTAAAGATTATAGACTGACTTACTACACGCCGGATTACACTCCCAAAGATACCGATGTCTTGGCAGCATTCCGGATGACCCCTCAGCCCGGAGTTCCCCCCGAAGAAGCAGGAGCCGCCGTAGCTGCTGAATCTTCTACCGGAACCTGGACCACCGTCTGGACCGACCTTTTGACCGATTTGGATCGGTACAAAGGCCGTTGCTATGACATCGAAGCGGTACCCAACGAAGAGAACCAATATATCGCTTACGTTGCCTACCCCCTCGACTTGTTTGAGGAAGGTTCTGTTACCAATATGCTGACCTCCATCGTGGGGAACGTGTTTGGTTTCAAAGCCTTGCGTGCACTCCGCTTGGAAGATATGCGGATTCCCGTTGCCTACCTGAAGACCTTCCAAGGTCCTCCGCACGGCATCCAAGTTGAGCGCGACAAACTCAACAAATATGGTCGTCCCATGCTGGGTTGCACGATCAAACCGAAACTCGGTTTATCTGCGAAGAACTACGGTCGTGCAGTATATGAATGCTTGCGCGGTGGTTTGGACTTCACCAAAGACGACGAAAACATCAACTCCCAGCCGTTCCAACGCTGGCGCGATCGCTTCTTGTTCGTTGCTGACGCCATCCATAAAGCTCAGGCAGAAACTGGCGAAATCAAGGGCCACTACCTCAACGTAACCGCCCCCACCTGCGAAGAAATGCTGAAACGGGCTGAGTTCGCCAAAGAACTCGAAATGCCCATCATCATGCATGACTTCTTAACCGCAGGGTTCACCGCCAACACCACCTTGGCTCACTGGTGCCGCGATAACGGAGTCCTGCTCCACATCCACCGTGCTATGCACGCAGTTATCGACCGTCAGAAAAATCATGGTATCCACTTCCGTCTGCTTGCCAAGTGCTTGCGGATGTCCGGTGGTGACCACATCCACACCGGAACCGTTGTGGGTAAACTCGAAGGCGAACGTGGCATCACGATGGGCTTCGTGGATCTGCTCCGCGAAAACTATATCGAACAAGATAAATCTCGTGGGATTTACTTCACCCAAGACTGGGCATCCATGCCTGGGGTGATGGCTGTTGCTTCCGGTGGTATTCACGTATGGCATATGCCTGCTCTCGTGGAAATCTTCGGTGATGACTCCGTACTGCAATTTGGTGGTGGGACCTTGGGTCACCCCTGGGGTAATGCTCCCGGTGCAACCGCCAACCGTGTTGCCTTGGAAGCCTGTATCCAAGCTCGTAACGAAGGCCGCAACTTGGCTCGTGAAGGGAATGACGTCCTCCGTGAAGCCGGACGTTGGTCTCCTGAGTTGGCTGTCGCCCTTGACCTCTGGAAAGAAATCAAGTTTGAGTTCGAGGCGATGGATACCGTCTGA
- a CDS encoding serine/threonine protein kinase: protein MQPAFLHCINPDCPSPSNQNRSHHFCDSCGTPLILNGRYLPLQKIGTGGFAVTFTVYDRQTDRERVLKVLVERSPKALELFEQEASVLASLTHPGIPKVDRDGYFHISLKHPQPHTLPCLVMEKIEGFTLDEMLHRDYPQGFPEEMVVDWLMQAADILEELHRHSIIHRDLKPTNLMVRIAATPANTGSPFSLFNRKMGGSAGGQLVAIDFGGVKQLSGKQASSTRLFSPGYSPPEQMMGGSVGPAADFYALGRTAIFLLTGRSPTDFDDGMSGECRWHPHARVSLNLANVIDEMLEFQVDKRLSSATELQGRLGQGSYLKTLVRQRNLGLSGRLAEFAAVASGNSIKFAWGVGTVVIKAIATLGIVSYKTLEGILITTLDVISWVFTACFDTLLGTILGGLGASVGAGVGFTVAYWLPVGTRVSSRLSELIAQWFPNLELTVDPVAILFAMAGLGTALGLTEAGSFGQKRRFLVAGLMGLFGYGLGWFVLAVSSTTETLNAPDLVGFTAIAIASVVLGLGLPKPQLFHATMSAIGTAIVMAVFLYSSYFPLILDLFSATSGIGMPQFWDSIAFFALLGMTGSFSLGCSYYLLMPVLRLLGFR from the coding sequence ATGCAGCCAGCTTTCCTCCACTGCATCAACCCGGATTGTCCAAGTCCCAGCAACCAAAATCGGAGTCATCACTTTTGCGACAGTTGTGGAACCCCTCTGATTTTAAATGGGCGTTACCTGCCGTTACAAAAAATAGGGACCGGCGGTTTTGCCGTGACTTTCACCGTTTATGACCGGCAGACGGACCGGGAACGAGTCTTAAAGGTGTTGGTGGAGCGATCGCCCAAAGCCTTGGAACTGTTTGAACAAGAGGCATCGGTTTTGGCGAGTCTGACTCATCCGGGAATTCCCAAGGTCGATCGCGACGGTTATTTTCACATTTCCCTCAAACATCCCCAACCCCACACCCTTCCTTGTCTCGTCATGGAAAAAATCGAGGGGTTCACCTTGGATGAGATGCTGCATCGGGATTATCCCCAAGGGTTTCCCGAGGAAATGGTGGTGGATTGGTTGATGCAGGCAGCAGATATATTAGAAGAGTTGCATCGGCATTCGATTATTCACAGGGACCTCAAACCCACCAATTTAATGGTCCGGATAGCGGCGACTCCGGCAAATACGGGTAGTCCGTTCTCCTTATTTAATAGAAAGATGGGGGGAAGTGCAGGGGGCCAACTGGTGGCGATCGATTTTGGGGGGGTAAAACAACTCAGCGGCAAACAAGCGAGTTCCACGCGGTTGTTTTCTCCTGGTTATAGTCCTCCGGAACAGATGATGGGGGGTTCCGTGGGACCAGCAGCGGATTTTTATGCATTAGGACGAACGGCTATTTTTCTGCTAACCGGGCGATCGCCCACGGACTTCGATGATGGGATGTCGGGAGAATGTCGCTGGCATCCTCATGCCAGGGTCAGCCTGAATCTGGCTAATGTCATCGATGAAATGCTGGAATTTCAGGTTGACAAACGATTATCCAGCGCCACCGAACTACAAGGACGACTGGGACAAGGTTCGTATTTAAAAACCTTAGTCCGCCAACGTAATCTGGGACTGAGTGGACGCTTGGCGGAGTTTGCGGCGGTGGCATCTGGGAACAGTATCAAATTTGCCTGGGGAGTAGGAACCGTGGTGATTAAGGCGATCGCCACCCTAGGGATTGTCAGCTACAAAACCCTGGAGGGCATCCTGATCACCACATTGGATGTGATTAGCTGGGTCTTTACCGCCTGCTTCGATACCTTATTAGGCACCATCTTAGGCGGATTGGGGGCCAGTGTCGGTGCCGGAGTCGGATTTACGGTAGCTTATTGGTTACCCGTGGGTACAAGAGTGAGCAGTCGCCTAAGTGAGTTAATCGCACAATGGTTTCCCAACCTGGAACTGACCGTTGATCCGGTAGCGATTTTATTTGCGATGGCGGGTTTAGGTACAGCCTTGGGGTTAACCGAAGCGGGAAGTTTTGGACAAAAACGGCGATTTCTCGTCGCGGGCTTGATGGGACTATTTGGCTATGGATTGGGATGGTTTGTATTAGCGGTGAGTTCAACCACGGAGACTCTAAACGCTCCTGATTTAGTCGGATTTACTGCAATTGCGATCGCCTCAGTTGTCCTCGGGTTAGGATTACCCAAACCGCAACTGTTCCATGCAACGATGAGTGCGATCGGGACTGCGATCGTAATGGCCGTCTTTCTGTATAGTTCTTATTTTCCCCTAATTTTAGACCTATTTTCCGCCACCTCCGGAATCGGGATGCCGCAATTTTGGGATAGCATCGCCTTTTTTGCTTTATTAGGGATGACGGGCAGTTTTTCTCTCGGTTGTAGTTACTATTTACTCATGCCCGTTTTGAGACTGTTAGGATTTCGATAA
- a CDS encoding HlyD family secretion protein, translating to MSSNPNPPQKSPLKVVPPKSLVQPPIPPTAPVSPTPEAVPPAKPPAASPFYGKALMLVFLVVGGVAIARIPISNHVTGAGTITSRSYERHHVTTSVAGTVNLKVKSNGRVTEGDVVAEIDSAEIDKQIADAEQILQQANSALDDAKSQAKKGEMELLKVKQDVDIARNRAEKEQAEFEAIISGNYSPQIRQLEEEINSIESEISGAKNNQIGIENQITGIQHEIAGLEVDSTHYQENLEIVQSEIARYQDILREGALARKEFEKSQQEENLLKSQINQQMSQMEVKRQQIRQYESEIRQRENFIEQKRGLIAAKYEQIQAVKNQVEELRDERANELEQQLALQRGVETQVEAAVIQITNESERVAKAEAELARLRDRQQDLILKSKITGTVVTPDLDLVDQAPVQMGQQLMEIVNLSQLTATVEVSQEDGNLVKPNQTVIFKVRDPYSPSYRAKVQEILPKIASDQSGTNPMLTLTILIDNHDQSLRPGSEGFAHIETGEMKIYQKAQHELNKLFNLDKYFVGFSH from the coding sequence ATGAGTTCTAATCCGAATCCACCCCAAAAGTCTCCGTTAAAAGTGGTGCCACCGAAATCGCTGGTTCAACCGCCTATCCCACCGACTGCGCCAGTTTCGCCGACTCCGGAAGCGGTTCCACCGGCAAAACCACCGGCTGCTTCTCCGTTTTATGGGAAGGCATTAATGCTGGTGTTTTTAGTGGTGGGTGGGGTGGCGATCGCCCGAATTCCCATCTCTAATCATGTCACGGGAGCAGGAACCATTACCTCTCGCAGTTATGAACGTCACCATGTGACCACTTCTGTCGCGGGTACAGTTAATCTGAAAGTTAAAAGTAATGGGCGGGTTACCGAAGGGGATGTTGTTGCGGAAATTGATAGTGCAGAGATAGACAAGCAAATTGCTGACGCTGAACAGATTTTACAACAGGCAAATTCAGCGCTTGATGATGCAAAAAGTCAGGCCAAGAAGGGCGAGATGGAACTCCTGAAGGTTAAACAGGATGTGGATATAGCCCGGAATCGTGCCGAAAAAGAACAAGCCGAGTTTGAAGCCATTATCTCAGGAAACTATTCCCCGCAAATTCGGCAGTTAGAGGAAGAAATTAACAGTATTGAAAGTGAAATATCCGGGGCTAAAAATAATCAAATTGGCATTGAAAATCAGATTACTGGAATTCAGCATGAAATTGCGGGATTAGAAGTAGATTCGACACATTATCAGGAAAATTTAGAGATTGTACAATCAGAGATTGCCCGATATCAAGATATTCTCAGGGAAGGGGCGTTAGCTCGCAAGGAGTTTGAGAAATCTCAGCAGGAAGAAAATCTCCTGAAAAGTCAGATTAATCAACAAATGAGTCAAATGGAGGTGAAGCGCCAGCAAATCCGCCAATATGAAAGCGAAATCCGTCAACGAGAAAATTTCATTGAACAAAAACGGGGACTAATCGCGGCTAAATATGAACAAATTCAAGCGGTTAAAAATCAAGTTGAAGAGTTGCGAGATGAGCGTGCGAATGAGTTAGAGCAACAATTGGCATTACAACGTGGGGTGGAAACCCAAGTGGAAGCGGCAGTCATTCAAATTACGAATGAATCGGAACGGGTGGCTAAGGCAGAAGCGGAACTCGCCCGATTGCGCGATCGCCAGCAGGATTTGATTCTAAAATCTAAAATCACAGGAACTGTGGTAACGCCTGATTTAGATTTAGTGGATCAAGCTCCGGTACAAATGGGTCAACAACTGATGGAAATTGTTAATTTATCCCAGCTTACGGCAACGGTAGAAGTCTCCCAGGAAGATGGGAATTTGGTGAAGCCTAATCAAACTGTAATTTTCAAAGTTCGTGACCCTTATAGTCCCAGTTATCGGGCCAAGGTTCAAGAAATTTTACCGAAGATTGCATCGGATCAATCGGGGACTAATCCCATGTTGACTTTGACCATTTTAATTGATAATCATGACCAGAGTTTACGCCCTGGAAGTGAAGGATTTGCTCATATTGAAACCGGAGAAATGAAAATTTACCAAAAAGCTCAACATGAATTAAATAAGTTGTTTAACTTGGATAAATATTTTGTAGGATTTTCTCATTAA